A region of Bacillus solimangrovi DNA encodes the following proteins:
- a CDS encoding twin-arginine translocase TatA/TatE family subunit yields MLSNIGLPGLILILVIALVIFGPSKLPEIGKAFGNSLREFKNATNGLMDDDTKDKNKQTEDK; encoded by the coding sequence ATGCTTTCAAATATTGGATTACCAGGACTTATACTTATACTTGTGATCGCGCTTGTCATTTTTGGACCGAGTAAATTACCTGAAATCGGTAAAGCATTTGGAAATTCATTACGTGAGTTTAAGAACGCAACAAATGGATTGATGGATGATGACACAAAAGATAAAAATAAACAAACCGAAGACAAATAA
- the tatA gene encoding twin-arginine translocase TatA/TatE family subunit — protein MLSNIGIPGLILILVLALIIFGPNKLPELGKAAGQTLSEFKKSTKGLTDEVKEVTDDVKETIKK, from the coding sequence ATGCTATCAAATATTGGTATCCCTGGCTTAATTTTAATATTAGTATTAGCTTTAATTATTTTTGGACCGAATAAACTTCCAGAACTAGGTAAAGCTGCTGGACAAACATTATCTGAGTTTAAGAAATCAACAAAAGGATTAACTGATGAAGTTAAAGAAGTCACTGATGATGTTAAGGAAACAATAAAAAAATAA
- a CDS encoding dihydrofolate reductase, whose translation MISLLVAVDKNRLIGKENELPWHLPEDLKYFKRVTMGKTIVMGRKTFESIGRPLPGRDNVVLTTRKGYQPEGVFVYHSINEIVNKMKDQNDEVFFIGGAEIFNQVLQFADKLYITKIDESFEGDIYFPSFNEDEWRLVTSEKGLKNEKNPYDYYFQLYERI comes from the coding sequence GTGATTTCTTTATTAGTTGCAGTAGATAAAAATAGACTTATAGGTAAGGAAAACGAATTACCGTGGCATTTGCCAGAAGACTTGAAATACTTTAAACGAGTTACAATGGGAAAAACAATTGTTATGGGAAGAAAGACGTTTGAATCAATAGGAAGACCACTGCCTGGTCGTGATAATGTTGTTTTGACAACTCGCAAAGGTTATCAACCTGAAGGTGTATTTGTATATCATTCTATAAATGAAATTGTGAATAAAATGAAAGATCAAAATGATGAAGTATTCTTTATTGGTGGAGCTGAAATATTTAATCAAGTACTTCAGTTTGCGGATAAGTTATATATTACAAAAATAGACGAATCATTTGAAGGTGACATCTATTTTCCTTCTTTTAATGAAGATGAGTGGAGACTTGTTACGAGTGAAAAAGGGTTGAAGAATGAGAAAAATCCATATGATTATTACTTCCAGTTATACGAACGTATTTGA
- a CDS encoding thymidylate synthase, with translation MKQYTQLCEHILRNGLDKGDRTGTGTISHFGHQMRFDLKKGFPLMTTKRVPFRLIASELLWFIKGDTNIRYLLKHNNNIWNEWAFKNWIESDDYSGPDMTDFGRRSLEDEAFNILYQKELDLFKQRILEDDIFSEKYGYLGDVYGKQWRAWKTASGETLDQLKDVIEMIKTNPNSRRLIVSAWNPEDIPSMALPPCHTLFQFYVSEGKLSCQLYQRSGDIFLGIPFNIASYALLTHLVAQECGLDVGDFIHTIGDAHIYSNHIEQIQTQLSREPRELPKLKLNPDVRSVFDFEMEDIIIEGYNPHPPIKAPVAV, from the coding sequence ATGAAGCAGTATACACAGCTTTGTGAACATATTTTAAGAAACGGTTTGGATAAAGGTGATCGGACTGGTACAGGAACAATAAGTCATTTTGGTCATCAAATGAGATTTGATTTAAAAAAAGGTTTTCCTTTAATGACAACAAAACGTGTTCCATTTCGATTAATAGCAAGTGAATTGTTATGGTTTATTAAAGGGGATACAAATATTCGTTATTTGTTAAAACATAACAATAATATTTGGAATGAATGGGCATTCAAAAATTGGATTGAAAGTGATGATTATTCTGGACCAGATATGACTGACTTTGGAAGAAGAAGTTTGGAAGATGAAGCTTTCAATATTCTTTATCAAAAAGAATTGGACCTTTTCAAGCAACGTATATTAGAAGATGATATTTTCTCTGAGAAATATGGGTATCTTGGTGACGTATATGGCAAGCAATGGAGAGCGTGGAAGACTGCGAGTGGGGAAACATTAGATCAGTTAAAAGACGTTATTGAAATGATTAAGACTAACCCAAATTCTCGTAGGTTAATTGTGTCTGCTTGGAATCCAGAGGACATTCCTTCAATGGCTTTACCACCTTGTCATACGTTGTTCCAATTCTATGTAAGTGAAGGGAAGTTAAGTTGTCAACTCTATCAACGTAGCGGTGATATTTTCCTTGGAATTCCATTTAACATTGCAAGTTATGCGTTACTGACACATTTGGTTGCACAAGAATGTGGTCTTGATGTTGGAGATTTTATTCATACAATCGGTGATGCGCATATCTATTCTAATCATATTGAACAAATTCAGACGCAGCTATCAAGGGAACCACGTGAGCTTCCAAAACTTAAGTTGAATCCAGATGTACGATCTGTATTTGATTTTGAAATGGAAGATATAATTATCGAAGGATATAACCCACATCCTCCGATAAAAGCCCCTGTAGCAGTTTGA
- a CDS encoding metalloregulator ArsR/SmtB family transcription factor has protein sequence MQLDKLVSFHKALADVNRVKIITLLKQGPLHGQAIAGKLGLKPPTITHHVRKLREVGLIRERREKNTIYFHLDEKKLELMSTAILSVVDKQERPSLKRNENYEIVRNFLTLDGKLKQLPSQQKKKILVLAHFIQQLEIGKTYPEAGINAFIQSFYEDYATIRREFIMNHFMYREEGMYMCNPKEMWPVEV, from the coding sequence ATGCAATTAGATAAGTTGGTTTCATTTCATAAGGCATTAGCAGATGTTAATAGAGTGAAAATTATTACACTATTAAAACAAGGACCATTGCATGGGCAAGCTATTGCTGGCAAACTTGGTTTGAAACCACCAACTATTACGCACCATGTAAGGAAATTAAGAGAGGTGGGTTTAATAAGAGAGCGGCGAGAGAAGAATACAATCTACTTCCATTTAGACGAAAAAAAGCTAGAGTTGATGTCCACAGCTATTTTATCAGTTGTAGATAAACAAGAGCGTCCATCTCTAAAAAGAAATGAAAATTATGAAATTGTCCGAAATTTCCTTACGCTTGATGGAAAGTTAAAACAACTTCCTTCACAACAAAAAAAGAAAATTCTAGTCTTAGCTCACTTTATTCAACAGTTGGAAATAGGTAAAACATACCCGGAAGCAGGGATAAATGCATTTATTCAAAGTTTCTATGAAGATTATGCAACTATCCGAAGAGAGTTCATTATGAACCATTTTATGTACCGAGAAGAAGGTATGTATATGTGTAATCCGAAAGAAATGTGGCCAGTAGAAGTATAA
- a CDS encoding YpjP family protein, with translation MSLWLRKALVIFITVATFGLVTPPDYLIVDNTHAKDRDVIDETSEQIKTEESFIIEKSVAKEQEESKEESEEESKQHKQLTWKDVAATVSEEELKETFTEYAVEHAQQQAKTKFGKVIDEEIGTDFDENILPKIEEVIETYAKEWDEDVLRQLALSTRPAGGNGEKILHLYNTETNEDLIRFHVRRDNPPKEGYWFNFHYHDSRDQFLEHYELGKIYWDKNMPPKWMN, from the coding sequence TTGTCACTTTGGTTACGGAAAGCTTTAGTTATCTTTATTACTGTAGCAACATTCGGACTCGTCACACCACCAGATTATTTGATCGTCGACAACACACATGCAAAAGACCGTGATGTTATTGATGAAACATCTGAACAAATTAAAACAGAAGAATCATTCATAATTGAGAAATCCGTAGCGAAGGAACAAGAAGAGAGTAAAGAAGAAAGTGAAGAAGAGAGTAAACAACATAAGCAACTCACTTGGAAGGATGTTGCAGCAACAGTTTCTGAGGAAGAACTGAAGGAAACCTTTACAGAATATGCAGTCGAACATGCACAGCAACAAGCAAAAACAAAATTTGGTAAGGTAATTGATGAAGAAATCGGAACTGACTTTGATGAAAACATTTTACCCAAAATTGAAGAGGTTATTGAAACTTATGCAAAAGAATGGGATGAAGATGTATTACGTCAATTAGCACTCTCTACACGACCAGCAGGAGGTAACGGGGAAAAGATCCTTCATTTATACAATACAGAAACTAATGAAGATTTGATTCGTTTTCACGTTCGCCGAGATAACCCGCCAAAAGAAGGTTATTGGTTTAATTTTCATTATCATGATTCAAGAGACCAGTTCCTAGAGCATTATGAATTAGGTAAGATCTATTGGGATAAAAATATGCCACCAAAATGGATGAACTAA
- a CDS encoding universal stress protein, whose product MNYIVIPIDGSEYAIKAIDYATTIATNADTTLVLLNVQSTPEDVNQLEGTAKAQMEEACILEGKQILQRAANYADKINVKYELAVRVGLASIEINQEAKKKNATCIIMGSRGMGPDVSKALGSVSHGVLHLATCPVTFVPASML is encoded by the coding sequence ATGAATTATATTGTTATTCCGATAGATGGTTCTGAATATGCGATCAAAGCAATTGACTACGCTACAACTATAGCAACTAATGCTGACACTACACTCGTATTATTGAATGTACAGTCTACACCTGAAGATGTTAATCAACTAGAAGGAACGGCAAAAGCACAAATGGAAGAAGCATGTATTTTAGAGGGGAAGCAAATCCTTCAGCGAGCAGCAAACTACGCTGATAAAATAAATGTGAAATATGAATTAGCAGTCCGTGTTGGCTTAGCATCAATTGAAATAAATCAGGAAGCAAAGAAGAAAAATGCTACTTGTATCATAATGGGTTCAAGGGGAATGGGACCTGACGTTAGTAAAGCATTGGGTAGTGTAAGCCATGGTGTACTGCATTTGGCTACTTGTCCTGTAACATTTGTTCCAGCCAGTATGCTATAA
- the yppF gene encoding YppF family protein — MTLENLIDHYTKEKNNKPENTKELIGFIRRAYVCGDINIVEYRNLYRELEQYEVILDM; from the coding sequence ATGACGTTAGAAAATTTGATCGATCATTATACGAAAGAGAAAAATAATAAACCTGAAAATACGAAAGAACTTATAGGGTTCATTCGTCGTGCATATGTATGTGGAGACATAAACATCGTTGAATACCGGAATTTATATCGTGAACTTGAACAATATGAAGTTATCCTTGATATGTAG
- the ilvA gene encoding threonine ammonia-lyase IlvA has translation MKKQTKTLVQLEDIVIANQVLKDIIVQTPLQYNAILSERYDCNVYLKREDQQLVRSFKLRGAYNKIQSLTEEELETGIVCASAGNHAQGVAHSCNIMNIHGKIFMPSTTPRQKVSQVKRFGGENVEVILTGDTFDDSFKSAMEACEQEERAFIHPFDDPHVIAGQGTVGMEIMNDMDESIDYLFAAVGGGGLLSGVGTYVKSVSPDTKLIGVEPTGAAGLKVSLEAEKVVELEKINKFVDGAAVQRIGNLSFEMIRSFVDKVVLVPEGKVCTTILELYNENAIVAEPAGALSIAALDQFKEEIRGKNVVCIISGGNNDIGRMQEIKEKSLIHEGLKHYFIVNFPQRAGALREFLDEVLGPNDDITRFEYTKKNNKDNGPALVGIELKHPDDYDALIQRMGIKGFEHMPINHDEKLFNLLI, from the coding sequence ATGAAGAAGCAGACGAAAACCTTAGTTCAACTAGAAGATATTGTTATCGCAAATCAAGTGTTGAAAGATATTATTGTTCAAACACCACTGCAGTATAATGCGATATTATCTGAACGTTATGATTGTAATGTATATCTTAAACGTGAAGATCAACAGCTCGTTCGTTCGTTTAAATTACGAGGGGCATATAATAAAATTCAAAGTCTTACAGAAGAAGAGCTTGAAACTGGAATTGTTTGTGCAAGTGCTGGAAATCATGCACAAGGTGTGGCTCATTCATGCAATATTATGAATATTCATGGGAAAATTTTTATGCCTTCTACAACACCACGCCAAAAAGTTTCGCAAGTGAAAAGGTTTGGTGGTGAAAATGTAGAAGTTATTCTAACGGGCGATACGTTTGATGATTCTTTCAAAAGTGCAATGGAGGCATGTGAACAGGAGGAAAGAGCTTTTATTCATCCATTTGATGATCCGCATGTTATCGCAGGGCAAGGAACGGTTGGTATGGAAATTATGAACGATATGGATGAGTCAATTGACTATTTATTTGCTGCTGTAGGTGGAGGAGGTTTATTATCAGGAGTTGGTACCTATGTGAAAAGTGTAAGTCCTGATACGAAACTGATCGGAGTTGAACCAACAGGTGCAGCAGGATTAAAAGTATCATTGGAAGCAGAAAAAGTTGTGGAGCTTGAAAAAATAAATAAATTTGTTGATGGTGCTGCTGTTCAACGAATTGGAAATTTGTCGTTTGAGATGATTCGCTCATTTGTCGATAAGGTTGTACTCGTTCCAGAAGGAAAAGTATGTACGACGATATTAGAGCTATATAATGAAAATGCTATTGTTGCTGAACCAGCAGGGGCGCTTTCTATTGCAGCGTTAGACCAGTTCAAAGAAGAAATCCGTGGAAAAAATGTCGTTTGTATTATTAGTGGTGGGAATAATGACATCGGACGTATGCAAGAAATTAAAGAAAAGTCACTTATTCATGAGGGATTGAAGCATTACTTTATCGTGAATTTTCCACAACGTGCTGGTGCATTACGTGAATTTCTAGATGAAGTTTTAGGCCCAAATGACGATATTACACGTTTTGAATATACGAAGAAAAATAATAAAGACAATGGACCAGCATTAGTTGGCATTGAATTAAAACATCCAGATGATTATGACGCACTTATTCAACGTATGGGTATAAAGGGATTTGAGCATATGCCAATTAATCATGACGAGAAATTATTTAATCTATTAATATAA
- the tatC gene encoding twin-arginine translocase subunit TatC, producing MGVEEKDESMNVIEHLGELRKRIIITGISFVILLIVSFIYVGDIYKWFVKDLNVELTVLSPTEILWVYFMLAGVIAIAGTIPVAAWQIWMFVKPGLTNKEQRVTLSYIPALFLLFIGGISFGYFVILPIVLNFLIELSEGHFQTMFTTEKYFQFVLRLTLPFGILFELPVVIMFLTSLGIIDPYKLTKIRKYAYFVLVIISVVISPPDFLSDVLIIIPLLLLYECSIFLSKFVYRRRLKKLKKETYSDYLSGE from the coding sequence ATGGGTGTGGAAGAAAAAGACGAATCAATGAATGTCATTGAACATTTAGGTGAACTACGTAAACGCATAATTATCACTGGCATCTCATTTGTCATATTACTAATTGTAAGTTTTATTTATGTTGGAGATATATATAAATGGTTCGTGAAAGATTTGAATGTTGAACTAACAGTATTGAGTCCTACTGAGATTCTATGGGTATACTTCATGCTTGCAGGTGTGATTGCGATCGCTGGCACAATACCTGTAGCAGCGTGGCAAATATGGATGTTCGTTAAACCTGGATTAACTAACAAAGAACAAAGAGTGACGCTTTCTTATATTCCAGCGTTATTTCTCTTGTTTATAGGTGGTATATCGTTCGGTTATTTTGTAATCTTACCAATAGTTTTGAACTTTTTGATTGAATTATCAGAAGGCCATTTTCAAACAATGTTTACAACAGAAAAATATTTTCAATTTGTTCTAAGACTGACACTCCCATTTGGGATTTTGTTTGAACTACCAGTTGTGATTATGTTTTTAACGAGTTTAGGCATCATAGACCCTTATAAACTAACTAAGATTAGAAAGTATGCGTATTTTGTGTTAGTGATCATCTCAGTAGTAATTTCTCCACCTGATTTCTTATCAGATGTTTTAATCATAATTCCGTTATTACTATTATATGAATGCAGCATTTTCTTATCGAAATTTGTTTATCGTCGAAGATTGAAAAAATTAAAAAAAGAAACGTACAGTGATTATTTATCAGGTGAATAA
- a CDS encoding MFS transporter, with protein MYMELLRTEKSYRHLFVAGIVNGIGDRFSQVAVLALLLQLTGSGFAVGLLLAIKLIPAFFVSPFVGSLTERFSQKSILVFTDFARIVFALTYILANTSSDIWILYVSTFFLAIGEAIYQPVRKSLIATTVSKERLTRVNILEQVMMGIVLIIGSLSGGIVSYFFGMDITFFLNGCSFFVAGILIKNTSLKNSNEKKRKKTFYGHFKSVVQLVVKSPLLKLILLIELTVPFADAVFNVLISVYAVDEFNSGEFGIGLFYSALGLGLVLTFIYGEKLIRNLFIVGAYGLIGEGIFQLIISQTHSLVVAAILFVFVSFAGGIGTACFDTIMMKEIPEDDQASVFGLFHMFNNALFGLCMIIAGSILQVLEPRVLGVLAACWFVIIGIGIIVLVKLNQRLQVSN; from the coding sequence ATGTATATGGAATTATTGAGAACAGAAAAGTCATATCGACATTTGTTTGTCGCAGGGATTGTGAACGGTATTGGTGATCGATTTAGCCAAGTAGCTGTTTTGGCCTTACTTTTACAATTGACAGGTTCTGGGTTCGCGGTAGGTTTACTACTTGCAATAAAACTGATCCCTGCTTTTTTTGTTAGCCCATTTGTAGGATCATTAACAGAGCGCTTTTCTCAAAAAAGCATTCTTGTTTTTACTGATTTCGCTAGGATTGTGTTTGCATTAACATATATACTTGCAAATACGTCTAGTGATATATGGATTCTATATGTTAGTACCTTTTTTCTAGCAATTGGTGAAGCCATTTATCAACCAGTCCGAAAATCTTTGATCGCTACAACTGTTTCAAAAGAAAGATTAACGAGAGTAAATATTCTCGAACAAGTAATGATGGGAATTGTTTTAATTATCGGTTCTCTTTCTGGAGGGATAGTATCTTATTTCTTCGGGATGGATATTACATTTTTCTTAAACGGATGTTCATTTTTTGTAGCAGGAATACTAATTAAGAATACGTCCTTGAAAAACTCTAACGAAAAAAAGAGAAAGAAAACTTTTTATGGTCACTTTAAATCTGTTGTTCAATTAGTTGTAAAATCACCCCTGCTTAAATTAATTTTATTAATTGAGTTAACGGTACCATTTGCAGATGCAGTCTTTAATGTATTGATAAGTGTGTACGCCGTTGATGAGTTTAACTCAGGAGAATTCGGTATCGGTCTCTTTTATTCAGCATTAGGATTAGGACTTGTACTCACATTCATTTACGGTGAGAAGTTAATTCGGAACCTATTTATAGTAGGTGCATATGGATTAATAGGAGAAGGAATTTTTCAATTAATAATTAGTCAAACACATTCACTTGTTGTAGCTGCGATATTGTTTGTATTCGTTTCATTTGCAGGAGGAATTGGAACTGCCTGTTTCGATACGATAATGATGAAGGAGATTCCAGAAGATGATCAAGCTAGCGTATTTGGATTGTTTCATATGTTTAACAATGCGTTATTTGGGTTATGCATGATTATTGCAGGAAGTATATTGCAAGTTTTGGAGCCGAGAGTGTTAGGAGTTCTAGCTGCTTGTTGGTTTGTTATTATTGGTATTGGAATCATCGTGTTGGTGAAATTGAATCAACGTTTGCAAGTATCCAATTAG
- a CDS encoding N-acetylmuramoyl-L-alanine amidase yields MKKIAIDIGHGEDTYNRTGSKGVPGLEEHHFNAAVGIELKKQLEFNGFEVFYTQPPYQKDVGLQFRTELANKKNADLFFSIHADANSDKNVEGHWAFYWHTSAEGKHLAQFLNEEMNRLIGTPPIGSGIKACLPNVSWPNFHVIRETNMVAVLHEHDFMTSRNGLKRLQSNSFRLQSAKANARAICRYFNVTYKEPTQSDYENHWAKQSIEKAINKGVMKGYGDGLFKPDQLLTRAELATVLDNLQLLD; encoded by the coding sequence ATGAAGAAAATTGCAATTGATATAGGGCATGGGGAGGACACGTATAATCGAACGGGTAGTAAAGGGGTACCTGGTCTTGAAGAGCATCACTTTAATGCCGCGGTTGGGATAGAACTGAAGAAGCAATTGGAGTTTAATGGTTTCGAAGTTTTTTATACTCAACCTCCTTATCAAAAAGATGTTGGGCTGCAATTTCGAACTGAACTAGCAAACAAAAAAAATGCCGATTTGTTTTTCAGTATTCATGCAGATGCAAATTCGGATAAGAATGTTGAAGGACATTGGGCGTTTTACTGGCATACATCTGCTGAAGGTAAACATCTAGCTCAATTTCTGAATGAGGAAATGAATCGTCTTATTGGAACACCACCTATCGGGAGTGGCATTAAGGCATGTCTTCCGAATGTGTCTTGGCCAAATTTCCATGTTATTCGTGAAACGAACATGGTTGCAGTCCTGCATGAACATGATTTTATGACGAGTCGAAATGGTTTAAAGAGATTACAATCAAATTCATTTCGATTACAATCTGCAAAAGCAAATGCAAGAGCAATTTGCCGTTATTTCAATGTAACTTATAAGGAGCCTACTCAATCTGATTATGAGAATCATTGGGCCAAGCAATCTATCGAGAAAGCAATAAATAAAGGAGTTATGAAAGGGTATGGAGACGGCTTATTTAAACCAGATCAATTATTAACGAGAGCAGAATTAGCAACTGTATTAGATAATTTACAATTACTTGATTAA
- a CDS encoding hydrogenase small subunit encodes MVKRQTVYETALERGVSRRSFLKMCTALAATMGLDFSQTNDVVKAMENKPRVPVIWLQFQDCTGCSESFIRSTHPKPESVLLEMISLEYSEVLSAASGHQVEEARKHVMESYKGEYIVAVEGSIPRESMYCTVGGFGAMETLIETAKDSKAVITYGSCSTWGGIPAASPNPTDAVPVTNIIKDKPIIKVPGCPPIAEVMTGVLAHILTFEMMPELDHLGRPKAFYRHRIHDKCNRRAYFDAGLFVESFDDEGAKQGYCLYKVGCKGPTTYNSCAEMRWNGGVSYPIQSGSPCIGCSEENFWDNGPFFVRRTKVPGSQTTMNPEKIGAYAAGVTAAGIAAHAAITTVKKHKNQEKDD; translated from the coding sequence ATGGTAAAGAGACAAACAGTTTATGAAACAGCATTAGAGCGTGGCGTTTCTCGTCGCTCATTTCTTAAAATGTGCACCGCATTAGCAGCAACAATGGGTCTTGATTTTTCTCAAACAAATGATGTTGTGAAGGCAATGGAAAATAAGCCACGTGTACCAGTTATTTGGTTGCAATTTCAAGACTGTACGGGATGTTCTGAGTCATTCATTCGTTCGACACATCCGAAACCAGAAAGTGTACTTCTCGAGATGATATCACTAGAATATAGCGAAGTATTATCAGCTGCGAGTGGTCACCAAGTTGAAGAAGCTCGGAAACATGTTATGGAAAGTTATAAAGGAGAGTACATTGTAGCGGTTGAAGGAAGTATTCCTCGCGAGAGTATGTATTGTACTGTTGGTGGTTTTGGTGCGATGGAGACATTAATTGAGACAGCAAAGGATTCGAAAGCAGTGATTACATATGGTAGTTGTTCAACTTGGGGGGGGATCCCTGCTGCATCGCCGAACCCAACAGATGCGGTGCCAGTTACAAATATTATAAAAGACAAACCTATAATTAAAGTACCAGGATGTCCTCCGATTGCAGAAGTTATGACTGGTGTCTTAGCTCATATATTAACATTTGAAATGATGCCAGAGCTTGATCATCTCGGTCGTCCAAAGGCATTTTATCGACATCGCATCCATGATAAGTGTAATCGACGTGCTTATTTTGATGCAGGTTTATTCGTAGAATCATTTGATGATGAAGGGGCAAAGCAAGGCTATTGCCTATATAAAGTAGGATGTAAAGGTCCTACAACGTATAATTCCTGTGCAGAGATGCGCTGGAATGGTGGTGTAAGTTATCCGATTCAATCAGGTAGTCCGTGCATTGGTTGTTCTGAAGAGAATTTTTGGGATAATGGTCCATTTTTCGTTAGACGTACAAAAGTACCAGGTTCACAGACAACGATGAACCCTGAAAAGATTGGTGCATATGCAGCGGGAGTCACAGCTGCAGGTATAGCAGCCCATGCAGCCATTACAACTGTTAAGAAACATAAAAACCAAGAAAAAGATGATTGA
- a CDS encoding NYN domain-containing protein, giving the protein MIQRTGVFIDGGYLDNVLLNFGKAKIDYEKLALNMCGNDELLRCYYYHCLPYLPPSPTEEERKQFFGAQKFFRTLNRLNSFSVREGKLAFRGEDHQGRPIFEQKRVDVFLATDLVLHSTKHLITHAVLLTGDSDFLPSLEIAKSEGVHLSLFYGDFPDTLPHDELLDVVDERKIISQHMIDTWKR; this is encoded by the coding sequence TTGATACAGAGAACAGGTGTATTTATTGATGGAGGATACTTAGATAACGTCCTCTTAAATTTTGGGAAAGCAAAGATCGATTATGAAAAACTAGCATTAAACATGTGTGGGAATGATGAACTATTACGCTGTTATTATTATCACTGTCTTCCTTACCTACCCCCTTCACCAACTGAAGAAGAACGAAAACAATTTTTTGGAGCACAGAAATTTTTTCGTACACTTAACCGTTTAAATAGCTTCAGTGTTCGTGAGGGTAAGCTTGCTTTTCGTGGTGAAGATCATCAAGGTCGTCCTATTTTTGAACAAAAAAGGGTAGACGTATTTCTTGCAACAGATCTTGTCCTACATAGCACGAAGCACCTTATTACACACGCTGTACTTTTAACGGGAGATAGTGATTTTCTACCATCATTAGAGATCGCCAAATCAGAAGGGGTTCATCTCTCATTATTTTACGGGGATTTTCCAGACACACTTCCGCATGATGAATTGTTAGATGTTGTTGATGAGAGGAAAATTATAAGTCAACATATGATTGATACGTGGAAAAGGTGA
- a CDS encoding phosphodiester glycosidase family protein, whose protein sequence is MIKGINIFFLFVAAPVIGFYFAFLQTNPVHSFEIEAAVLPIKETSTSVKTINDELSTTTKITISTKEEIDSILKKVKKEQELLETQEKQLNDLVAQSKEQTNKSDVVLEQILSNLLGEPIGVSDGANSTVKVYSLVEAGYRGYMAKVRVKSQDALKMLLAHDKVVSNGEITSSAAKRSNAILAVNAGGFWKTNGQIAPMGITVVDGKIKTFYENPALSFVGFNTQGHLVGGKITKPNQVKDRNILQGASFVPTLLQDGKKMSIPAKWANTRHPRTIVGNFSNGELLFIVIDGRREGWSKGITLEEIQDKLLSFKVKDAFNLDGGGSSAFYYNGKILNRPSDGRERPVTSNIVIMK, encoded by the coding sequence ATGATAAAGGGGATAAATATATTTTTTCTTTTCGTAGCTGCACCTGTAATTGGATTTTATTTTGCCTTTCTTCAAACAAATCCAGTTCATTCTTTTGAAATTGAAGCAGCTGTCTTACCTATTAAAGAAACTAGTACATCGGTAAAGACGATTAATGATGAACTTTCTACCACCACAAAAATAACAATTAGTACGAAAGAAGAAATAGATAGTATTTTGAAAAAAGTCAAAAAAGAACAAGAACTGCTTGAAACACAAGAGAAGCAATTGAACGACCTTGTAGCACAAAGTAAGGAACAAACGAATAAGTCAGATGTCGTATTAGAGCAAATCTTATCTAACTTGTTAGGCGAACCAATTGGTGTATCAGATGGTGCAAATTCTACAGTGAAAGTATACTCACTTGTAGAAGCAGGTTACCGTGGTTATATGGCAAAAGTTCGTGTGAAATCACAAGATGCACTGAAAATGCTCTTGGCTCATGATAAAGTAGTTAGTAACGGTGAAATTACGAGTTCAGCAGCAAAACGCTCTAATGCAATTCTTGCAGTTAATGCAGGAGGATTTTGGAAAACAAATGGTCAAATTGCACCGATGGGTATTACAGTAGTTGATGGAAAAATAAAAACGTTTTATGAGAATCCAGCTCTATCATTTGTTGGCTTTAACACACAAGGACATTTAGTTGGCGGAAAAATTACGAAACCTAATCAGGTTAAGGATCGTAATATATTACAAGGGGCAAGTTTTGTTCCTACGCTACTACAAGATGGTAAAAAGATGTCTATTCCAGCAAAATGGGCAAATACTCGTCATCCAAGGACAATCGTCGGTAATTTCTCAAATGGTGAACTTTTATTTATCGTTATAGATGGACGAAGAGAAGGATGGAGTAAGGGGATAACACTTGAAGAGATTCAGGACAAACTTTTAAGTTTTAAAGTGAAAGATGCATTTAACTTAGACGGTGGTGGTTCGAGTGCATTCTACTATAATGGTAAGATTTTGAATCGACCGTCAGATGGAAGAGAGAGACCAGTTACATCAAACATTGTGATCATGAAGTAG